From the genome of bacterium:
TGACGATTTCCTGCGCGGGGGCGGCACTGCCCGCGGTGTGGGGGACCTGATGCGCGAGTTCCAGGCTGAAGTTGTGGGTATTGGGGTATTTGTTGAAACAGAGAGGCCTGCCGACAAGATGCTGGATCGCTACCTTGCCCTGATTACCTATCGCGGCGTCGGAGCGAGCGGTGAGGCCCTGGTTGGTCCCAGTCGGTGGATCGCGGCATTGTAGGACGGTAGGGACCGGCCGCAGGGAGCAGCGCGGTGACGCTGGAGGAAGTCAGGGAGGAGTTGGCGTTCTTCGAGCCCGGTGTGGTCCGGCTCAACCCGCCGGCAGGCGCGCGCGCAATGGCCCGTGCCCAGACCGAGATGGGAGTACGGTTCCAGCCCTCGCTGCTGGCCGTGCTGTCGGTCCATAACGGTGGGTTCATCGTGAGCGAGCCCGTGTTGGGCGTCCCACCGATACAGTCGGCCCTCGACATGGTTCATGCCACCCGGCAGGCCCGGGCCCACTGGGGGCCTGTCTGCTGGTGGGATGGCTGGGTCGAGGTAGGCAGCGACGGCTGCGGCAACCAGTACGTGCTGCTGCTGGATCGCCAGGGCGTCGGCGGCGAGTCCCCTGTCGGGTTCTTTGACGCCGGCGCAGGGGAGATCACCGAAATCGTGGCCTCCTCCTACCTGAACTATCTGTGGTTTGTCACGCAGGACGTGAAGTGGCATTATCGGGCTGACGGGAATCCGCGCGCACGGAAGGAAGTTGACTGGACTAACAGGAAGGTGATCGTGCGCCCCGGAGCGCTCTCGCCGTGGCGCTCCAACGAGGCGTGGACGCTGGCCCACGACCCTGCCCTGATCAGGTGGCGGTGAACCCTTTCCGCCCGCATGGAGGATGAGATGAGATCAACCACACGCCGACGACTCGGCGCATTCGCTGCATCCGCTGTAGCCGTCATGGTGCTCGCGACGCCTGTCCTCCCGGCGGCCGCGCAGGCGCCCAGGCCGGTGACGCTGGTCGAGGCGCTGACGCTGTCCGCACAGAAGAACCACGGACTGCGGGCCGCCGCGGTCGAGGTGAAGATCGCCCGTGCGCAACTGGCGCAGGCCGAGGCGGTGAAGTCGGGCCAGATTGTGCTGTCCGCCTCGTACACGCGGGTGAACATGCGGGAAGGCAGTACGATGGTCATCCCGCCAGGGACGATTCCCGGAATCACAGATCCGATCGTCATCACGCTGCCGGCCCCGGATCCCAACG
Proteins encoded in this window:
- a CDS encoding SMI1/KNR4 family protein, translating into MTLEEVREELAFFEPGVVRLNPPAGARAMARAQTEMGVRFQPSLLAVLSVHNGGFIVSEPVLGVPPIQSALDMVHATRQARAHWGPVCWWDGWVEVGSDGCGNQYVLLLDRQGVGGESPVGFFDAGAGEITEIVASSYLNYLWFVTQDVKWHYRADGNPRARKEVDWTNRKVIVRPGALSPWRSNEAWTLAHDPALIRWR